From the Streptomyces sp. NBC_00390 genome, the window GTCGCGGTGGCACGACCGTCGTCCGATCCTGGTGTCCTGGTGTTGGCGCACAGCACCAGAGGCACCTTGGAGGCGGTGACACCGTGTCGGACGCCGATGCGCCGATCCACAACTCGATGGCCGACGGCATGGGGGCGGCACTCCTCGACGCGCTGTTCAGCCAGTCCACCATGGCGCTGTACGTCCTCGACGCAAACCTGCGGACCGTGAGCGTCGACACCGCGTCCCCCGTGGCACCCGTCGGATCGCTCCTGGGCCGGAGATTCACCGAGATCTACCGGCTCGAGCGGTCGGACGAGGCGGAGCGCCTGTTGGAGAGAGCCCTGGACACCGGTGCGCCCACCCGCAGATGGCGCGTGCGCGGCCGGCGTGCGGACGGCTCCGGTCCGGACCACAGCTTCACCGTCTCCTTCTACCGGCTCACCGGTTCGGACCGTGCCACGCCCGGTGTGCTGGTGCTCGTGGCCGATGTCTCGGAGGAGGAACAGGCCCGTTCGAGGGCGGCGGCACTGGACGCGGTGCGCGAGCGCGTGGGGCAGTCGCTCGATCTGGTGGCCACCTGTCGCGATCTGGCCGATGCTCTGGTACCGGCCTTCGCCGACATCGCGGTGGTCGACGTGGTGGAGGAGGTGCTGCGCGGCGCGGAGCCGCCCCTGCAGCCCCTCACCCGCGACTCCTCGCTGCGGCGCACCGCCTTCCGCGGCCCCAGCGGGGTCGACGCCGCCTATCCGGTGGGGGATGTGCGCGACGTCCCGTATCCCACCCCCTACGCACAGGCGCTGTCCGACCTGCGGCCGCGCCGCGTCACGCTGGGCCCGGACACCCCCTGGCTGGCGGCAGACCCGGCCAGGAGCCGGGCGATCGAGGCGACGGGGGCCCATTCGCTCATCGTCGCTCCCCTGGCGCTGCGCGGCATGGTCCTCGGCGCGGTGAGCCTCTACCGCTGCAAGAGGTCCGAGCCCTTCAGCAAGAACGATCTCTCCTTCACCGTGACACTGACCGCGCACACCGCACTGAGCATCGACAACGCCCGTCGCTACGCCCGGGACCACACCATCGCCTCGACGGTCCAGCGCCGTCTGCTCCCGTACGCCGCCGCCGACCGCATCGCCGTCGAGACCGCGCCACTCTACTTTCCCGGGCGCAACAGCGGCTGCTGGTTCGACACCATCGCACTGTCCGGCGCGCGCACCGCGAGGAAGAGATGTACGCGGCCGAGCTCGTCGTCAGCGAACTGGTGACCAACGCGGTCCGCTACGGCGCCCCGCCCGTGCGCCTGCACCTGATCAAGACACACACGCTGACCTGCGAGGTCCACGACACCGGCACGGCGGCACCGCATCTGCGCCATGCCCGGACGGCGGACGAGCGCGGACGGGGGCTGTTCATCATCAACCAGCTCGCAGCCCAGTGGGGCACCCGCTACACCCGGGACGGCAAGATCATCTGGGCGGAGCTGAGTCCGCCGCAGCCGACCGGATGACGCCACATCGGGTCACAAGGACGCCGGAAACGGTCAGAGGCCGTGTCGGATGTCTCCGACACGGCCTGTGACCTGCGACTTCGAAAAGTCGGGACGACAGGATTTGAACCTGCGACCCCTTGACCCCCAGTCAAGTGCGCTACCAAGCTGCGCCACGTCCCGATGCCCGCCTGACCTGGGGTTTCCCCCGGCCGAACGCGCACGAGAACAATACCGCACTTGGACCGGTGGTCACGAACCCGTATTTCATGTCCCGCCGCGTCCGCCACGTCGCCCCGGCACCGCCTCCCCTCGGCCGCACTTCGGGTTGCCCGGCGGCGGGAGGCACGGGCAGGCCCGAGCCTCCCGGCTCGGCGCTCCCTGATGCGGCCAGTCGCAGCGCAGCCTCCGCCTCGTCCGGGTGGCCTGCGGCTCGCGCCACGGCGGGAGCGTCGTCACGGTCCGCCGCATACCGAGCAGTGCGCGACCGTGCCGACCGAGGGCATGGACATAGCAGCGTCGGCAGCGAGGAGCGACCGCGTGACGGGCGACGGGCGACCGCCCGGACACGGTGATCGCGGAGCCGTCCCTCGCCGGCACCTCGCCACCCGAGGGCAGGCTCCGCGGGGCCGCTCGCGGCTCGGCGACGCCCTCGCCCACCGACGGGCGGCCACCGGAGCACCGGACGCGGGGGCCGGACCCTGGTCGGGTGTCCGTAAGGCGAAGGCGCCGCCGACGCCGCTCAGTCCACCGGCGGCTCGGCCAACTCCGGATGCGTGTCGAGCAGTCTGCGCGGTGCGGCCTGGCGCCAGGAGTCCGCCAGGATCGCCCGCAGCTCGTCCACGTCGTCCAGGGCCGCGAGCCTCACCCGCAACCACGGATAGTTCTCGTCGTGGCCTGTGCGCAGAAAGAACTTGCCGGGCTCCGACGCGATCAGCTCCTCGCGGTCCTCCTGGGGACACTTCACCCCTATCACCTGGTCGTCGTCGTCCAGCGAGGCGAAGATTTTTCCTCCCTCCACCCGGAAGGTGGGCATACCCCAGGCGAGCTTCTCCACAGCCCGCGGGAGCGCGAGCGCGATACGGCGTACGTCGTCGGCAGTGGCCATGGAAACGACCGTACGACTCACCACTGACACCGGTACCAACCGCAGGGACGCCGGGGAGTGCGGCTGCCCCGTACGGGCGCGCGTGAAGGTGCGACCCCTCGATGCACGCCCCGCGATGCGCGCCCGCGCGCTCTGTGCCACCACATTGCGCCGCACGTGGCCACCAGCCAGGCAGGGAAGGGCTCTTTTCAGTCCGCTTCGGCGCTTTATCGATTCTGCAGATGGTCCCGGATGACACACCTGTGTTCTTCTGAGGTGATCAATTGACCCTGAGTGCCATATGCCCACGAAACCTTTGCCTTTGGCATGTGGCAGGAAGTGATGCACGGGGAATGCCGTACGACGGGATCAGGCAAGGCTTTACCACACAGAACAGGCGTTCAATCAAACCTCAACGGTCAAGGAATCGGCCAAAGTTGACAACGACCTTGTCCCGCTCCGGAAGGGTCAACACGCTGATGTGGTCGGCCTGTTCGGGACGGGACCACTGCCGATGCACCACCTGCTCGAACAATCGCACGAGCAGGCGTTTCGCAGAGGAGGGCTCGCGATGGACGGATACTTCGCCAGTCGACTGCACCATCAGCTTCGGGCCGAAGTGAGGGAATTCGCCGAGAGGGAGGTGCGGCCCCGGATACCGGCGATGGAGGAGGCCCGCGCGGTCCACCGGGAGCTGTCCCTGCTGATCGCGCGACAGGGCTGGCTCGGCGTCACCATCAGCAGCGATTACGGCGGAACGGCACTCGGACACCTCGCCAAGACCATCATCATCGAGGAGCTGTCACGAGTCAGCGGCGCCATGGGCGCGATGGTGCAGGCGTCCCAGCTGGGGGTGGCGAAGATTGTCCATTTCGGCAGTGACGAGCAGAAGAAGACCTGGCTTCCCGCCATCGCCGCCGGTGAATGCCTGCCCACCATTGCTGTCACGGAGGCCGAATCGGGCGGCCATGTGCTCGGCATGAGCGCCACCGCTGTGCGGGACGGTGACGAGTACGTGCTCAATGGCCGAAAGATATTTGTCGGCAACAGCCACGTAGGCGATCTGCACGGCGTGGTGGCCAGGACGGGACCCGGCTCAGGTGGGCTCACGGCCTTTCTCGTCGAGTCGGACCGGCCGGGGCTCCGGATCGGCGAACAGAGTCCGACGATGGGACTGCACGGGTTCAGCTTCGGCGAGCTTCACTTCGAGAACTGCCGGGTGCCCGCGGCCAACCGGCTCGGCGACGAGGGCGACGGGCTGGCCGTGGCCTACTCGTCCAGCGTGCTGTACGGGCGGGCCAACCTCACTGCCGTATCCCTCGGCATCCACTGTGCCGTCCTCGAGGAGACCACCCACTTCTGTGCCCAGCGCCACCGATACGGCAAGCCGTTGCACGAACTTCCCTCGGTGAAACTGAAGTTGGGGGCCATGCAGTCGCGGCTGATGACGGCCAGACTCGCCGCCTACCACGCCGTACATCTGCTCGACGAGGGAATGGCCTGCGACGCCGAGCTGATGAACGCCAAGCTGGTCAATGTGGAGTCGGCGATCGACTCCGCCCGCAACGGCATGGAGATCCACGCGGCCTCGGGCCTGTTCACGGACCGGCCGATGGAGCGCTATCTGCGCGATGCCCTGCACATGTTCGCCCCGGCCGGCACCTCCGACGTGCAGTTGCTGCGCCTGGCGGAGGTGGCGCTGGGCACGTCCAAGGGGCAGTGGTCGAAGCAGCTGTCCGACCTGGTGCGGATGGCTCCCGCCATCTGATGTCCGTGTGCGACGGGTGTGCCGTAGTGCAGAT encodes:
- a CDS encoding MmcQ/YjbR family DNA-binding protein; amino-acid sequence: MATADDVRRIALALPRAVEKLAWGMPTFRVEGGKIFASLDDDDQVIGVKCPQEDREELIASEPGKFFLRTGHDENYPWLRVRLAALDDVDELRAILADSWRQAAPRRLLDTHPELAEPPVD
- a CDS encoding PAS domain-containing protein, producing the protein MSDADAPIHNSMADGMGAALLDALFSQSTMALYVLDANLRTVSVDTASPVAPVGSLLGRRFTEIYRLERSDEAERLLERALDTGAPTRRWRVRGRRADGSGPDHSFTVSFYRLTGSDRATPGVLVLVADVSEEEQARSRAAALDAVRERVGQSLDLVATCRDLADALVPAFADIAVVDVVEEVLRGAEPPLQPLTRDSSLRRTAFRGPSGVDAAYPVGDVRDVPYPTPYAQALSDLRPRRVTLGPDTPWLAADPARSRAIEATGAHSLIVAPLALRGMVLGAVSLYRCKRSEPFSKNDLSFTVTLTAHTALSIDNARRYARDHTIASTVQRRLLPYAAADRIAVETAPLYFPGRNSGCWFDTIALSGARTARKRCTRPSSSSANW
- a CDS encoding acyl-CoA dehydrogenase family protein; translation: MDGYFASRLHHQLRAEVREFAEREVRPRIPAMEEARAVHRELSLLIARQGWLGVTISSDYGGTALGHLAKTIIIEELSRVSGAMGAMVQASQLGVAKIVHFGSDEQKKTWLPAIAAGECLPTIAVTEAESGGHVLGMSATAVRDGDEYVLNGRKIFVGNSHVGDLHGVVARTGPGSGGLTAFLVESDRPGLRIGEQSPTMGLHGFSFGELHFENCRVPAANRLGDEGDGLAVAYSSSVLYGRANLTAVSLGIHCAVLEETTHFCAQRHRYGKPLHELPSVKLKLGAMQSRLMTARLAAYHAVHLLDEGMACDAELMNAKLVNVESAIDSARNGMEIHAASGLFTDRPMERYLRDALHMFAPAGTSDVQLLRLAEVALGTSKGQWSKQLSDLVRMAPAI
- a CDS encoding ATP-binding protein — translated: MYAAELVVSELVTNAVRYGAPPVRLHLIKTHTLTCEVHDTGTAAPHLRHARTADERGRGLFIINQLAAQWGTRYTRDGKIIWAELSPPQPTG